The Myotis daubentonii chromosome 9, mMyoDau2.1, whole genome shotgun sequence genome has a segment encoding these proteins:
- the LARGE2 gene encoding xylosyl- and glucuronyltransferase LARGE2 isoform X6, producing the protein MPARVKAPPPREVKGRRWGPRAAQKGMGSEQVPGTEPSPAAAPHFLQSMREWGGGQASWVPAPLAVGGGARPPCPGGSPRPFGFSQAEVKPEPRLGAGLAPARTGLACAFTPLSPAPRLAFGRERTGSPSRRRRARDGARGPGSRPSLSAPQTAMLPRGCPRALGAAALLLLLLLGFLLFGGDLECARRAWGGAGSFLCALAPRIPQDGRPRGAAALDRDPPTDPGGHNRSDCVLPRPLPPRCELLHVAIVCAGHHTSRDVVTLVKSLLFYRKNPLHLHLVADAVARNILETLFHTWMLPAVRVSFYDADEPQPQVSWIPNKHYSGLYGLMKLVLPGALPPDLARVIVLDTDVTFASDIAELWALFAHFSDEQVIGLVENQSDWYLGNLWRNHKPWPALGRGFNTGVILLWLDRLRQAGWEQMWKLTATQELLTLSATSLADQDIFNAVIKGHPALVQPLPCVWNVQLSDHTLAERCYLEAADIKAIHWNSPKKLRVKNKHVEFFRNLYLTFLEHDGNLLRRELFGCPSPRPPEAEQLQQALAQLNEEDACFEFRQQQLTVHRVHITFLPHEPPPPRPHDVTLVAQLSMDRLQMLEALCRHWPGPMSLALYLTDAEAQQFLRFVEASEVLSARQDVAYHVVYREGPLYPINQIRNVALAQALTPYVFLSDIDFLPAYSLYDYLRASIEQLELGSRRKAALVVPAFETLHYQFSFPTSKAELLALLDAGSVYTFRYHEWPRGHAPTDYARWREAQAPYRVQWAVDYEPYVVVPRDCPRYDPRFVGFGWNKVAHIMELDAQEYEFLVLPEAFTIHLPHTPSLDISRFRSSTTYRGCLQALKDEFLQDLSRHYGAAALKYLTALQQPEAP; encoded by the exons ATGCCGGCCCGGGTCAAGGCCCCACCCCCACGCGAGGtgaaggggaggaggtggggccccAGAGCAGCCCAGAAGGGGATGGGCTCAGAGCAGGTACCTGGGACTGAGCCTTCCCCGGCGGCGGCCCCCCACTTCCTCCAGTCTAtgcgggagtgggggggggggcaggcttcCTGGGTTCCTGCCCCGctggcggtggggggcggggccaggcctccctgccccggGGGGTCTCCCCGCCCCTTCGGGTTCAGTCAAGCGGAGGTGAAACCTGAACCcaggttgggggcggggctggctcctGCTCGGACGGGGCTGGCCTGCGCCTTCACCCCCCTTTCCCCGGCACCCCGCCTGGCTTTTGGAAGAGAAAGGACCGGGTCCCCCAGCCGCAGGAGAAG GGCCCGCGATGGAGCCCGCGGCCCGGGGTCGCGCCCCTCCCTGAGCGCCCCGCAGACGGCCATGCTGCCCCGAGGGTGCCCCCGGGCGCTGGGGGCCgccgcgctgctgctgctgctgctgctcggcTTCCTCCTGTTCGGCGGGGACCTGGAGTGTGCGCGCCGCGCGTGGGGCGGCGCGGGGTCCTTCCTCTGCGCGCTGGCGCCACGGATCCCCCAAGACGGGCGGCCACGGGGGGCTGCTGCCCTCGACCGAGACCCGCCGACGGACCCCGGGGGCCACAACCGCTCGGACTGCGTCCTGCCGCGGCCGCTGCCTCCCAGGTGCGAG ctcttGCACGTGGCCATCGTGTGTGCAGGACACCACACCAGCCGAGACGTCGTCACTCTGGTCAAGTCCTTGCTCTTCTACAG GAAAAACCCATTGCACCTCCACTTGGTGGCCGATGCCGTGGCCAGGAACATTCTGGAGACGCTCTTTCACACATGGATGCTGCCCGCTGTCCGCGTCAGCTTCTATGACGCCGATGAG ccacagccccaggtCTCCTGGATCCCCAACAAGCATTACTCTGGCCTCTACGGGCTAATGAAGCTAGTGCTGCCCGGTGCCCTGCCTCCTGACCTGGCCCGGGTTATTGTCCTGGACACGGATGTCACCTTCGCCTCCGACATTGCCGAGCTCTGGGCACTCTTTGCTCACTTTTCTG acgAGCAGGTGATCGGTCTTGTGGAGAATCAGAGCGACTGGTACCTGGGCAACCTCTGGAGGAACCACAAGCCCTGGCCTGCCTTGGGCAGGGGATTTAACACag GTGTGATCCTCCTGTGGCTGGACCGGCTGCGGCAGGCTGGCTGGGAGCAGATGTGGAAGCTGACCGCTACACAGGAGCTCCTCACCCTGTCCGCCACCTCGTTGGCCGACCag GACATCTTCAATGCTGTAATCAAGGGGCACCCGGCACTGGTGCAGCCCCTGCCCTGTGTCTGGAATGTGCAGCTGTCTGACCACACGCTGGCTGAGCGCTGTTACTTGGAGGCGGCTGACATCAAG GCGATCCACTGGAACTCACCGAAGAAGCTGCGTGTGAAGAACAAGCATGTGGAATTCTTCCGCAACCTCTACCTGACCTTCCTGGAGCACGATGGGAACCTGCTGCGGAGAGAGCTCTTTGGGTGCCCCAGCCCGCGCCCACCTGAGGCCGAGCAG CTGCAGCAGGCCCTGGCACAACTCAACGAGGAAGATGCCTGCTTTGAGTTCCGGCAGCAGCAGCTCACTGTGCACCGGGTGCACATCACTTTCTTGCCCCATGAGCCACCGCCTCCCCGGCCCCACGATGTCACCCTTGTGGCTCAGCTCTCCATGGACCG GCTGCAGATGCTGGAGGCCCTGTGCAGGCACTGGCCGGGCCCCATGAGCCTGGCCTTGTATCTGACAGACGCAGAAGCCCAGCAGTTCCTGCGTTTCGTCGAGGCCTCGGAGGTGCTCTCTGCCCGGCAGGATGTGGCCTACCACGTGGTGTACCGTGAGGGTCCCCTCTACCCCATCAACCAGATTCGCAATGTGGCCTTGGCCCAGGCCCTCACGCCTTATGTTTTCCTCAGCGACATTGACTTCCTGCCTGCCTACTCCCTCTACGACTACCTCAG GGCCTCCATTGAGCAGCTGGAGCTGGGCAGCAGGCGGAAGGCGGCCCTGGTGGTGCCAGCATTTGAGACCCTGCACTACCAGTTCAGCTTCCCCACTTCCAAGGCTGAACTGCTGGCCTTGCTAGACGCTGGCTCTGTCTACACCTTCAG GTACCACGAGTGGCCCCGGGGTCACGCGCCCACAGACTATGCCCGCTGGCGGGAGGCTCAGGCCCCATACCGTGTGCAATGGGCTGTGGACTATGAGCCCTACGTGGTGGTACCCCGTGACTGTCCCCGCTATGACCCCCGCTTTGTGGGCTTTGGTTGGAACAAGGTGGCCCACATCATGGAGCTGGATGCACAG GAATACGAGTTCCTGGTGCTGCCAGAGGCCTTCACCATCCACCTGCCACACACCCCAAGTCTCGACATCTCCCGCTTCCGCTCCAGCACCACCTATCGAGGCTGCCTGCAGGCCCTTAAGGATGAGTTCCTCCAGGACTTGTCCCGCCACTATGGGGCTGCTGCCCTCAAATACCTCACTGCCCTGCAGCAGCCTGAGGCTCCCTGA
- the LARGE2 gene encoding xylosyl- and glucuronyltransferase LARGE2 isoform X4: MPARVKAPPPREVKGRRWGPRAAQKGMGSEQVPGTEPSPAAAPHFLQSMREWGGGQASWVPAPLAVGGGARPPCPGGSPRPFGFSQAEVKPEPRLGAGLAPARTGLACAFTPLSPAPRLAFGRERTGSPSRRRRARDGARGPGSRPSLSAPQTAMLPRGCPRALGAAALLLLLLLGFLLFGGDLECARRAWGGAGSFLCALAPRIPQDGRPRGAAALDRDPPTDPGGHNRSDCVLPRPLPPRCELLHVAIVCAGHHTSRDVVTLVKSLLFYRKNPLHLHLVADAVARNILETLFHTWMLPAVRVSFYDADEPQPQVSWIPNKHYSGLYGLMKLVLPGALPPDLARVIVLDTDVTFASDIAELWALFAHFSAPSCPPLPDEQVIGLVENQSDWYLGNLWRNHKPWPALGRGFNTGVILLWLDRLRQAGWEQMWKLTATQELLTLSATSLADQDIFNAVIKGHPALVQPLPCVWNVQLSDHTLAERCYLEAADIKAIHWNSPKKLRVKNKHVEFFRNLYLTFLEHDGNLLRRELFGCPSPRPPEAEQLQQALAQLNEEDACFEFRQQQLTVHRVHITFLPHEPPPPRPHDVTLVAQLSMDRLQMLEALCRHWPGPMSLALYLTDAEAQQFLRFVEASEVLSARQDVAYHVVYREGPLYPINQIRNVALAQALTPYVFLSDIDFLPAYSLYDYLRASIEQLELGSRRKAALVVPAFETLHYQFSFPTSKAELLALLDAGSVYTFRYHEWPRGHAPTDYARWREAQAPYRVQWAVDYEPYVVVPRDCPRYDPRFVGFGWNKVAHIMELDAQEYEFLVLPEAFTIHLPHTPSLDISRFRSSTTYRGCLQALKDEFLQDLSRHYGAAALKYLTALQQPEAP; this comes from the exons ATGCCGGCCCGGGTCAAGGCCCCACCCCCACGCGAGGtgaaggggaggaggtggggccccAGAGCAGCCCAGAAGGGGATGGGCTCAGAGCAGGTACCTGGGACTGAGCCTTCCCCGGCGGCGGCCCCCCACTTCCTCCAGTCTAtgcgggagtgggggggggggcaggcttcCTGGGTTCCTGCCCCGctggcggtggggggcggggccaggcctccctgccccggGGGGTCTCCCCGCCCCTTCGGGTTCAGTCAAGCGGAGGTGAAACCTGAACCcaggttgggggcggggctggctcctGCTCGGACGGGGCTGGCCTGCGCCTTCACCCCCCTTTCCCCGGCACCCCGCCTGGCTTTTGGAAGAGAAAGGACCGGGTCCCCCAGCCGCAGGAGAAG GGCCCGCGATGGAGCCCGCGGCCCGGGGTCGCGCCCCTCCCTGAGCGCCCCGCAGACGGCCATGCTGCCCCGAGGGTGCCCCCGGGCGCTGGGGGCCgccgcgctgctgctgctgctgctgctcggcTTCCTCCTGTTCGGCGGGGACCTGGAGTGTGCGCGCCGCGCGTGGGGCGGCGCGGGGTCCTTCCTCTGCGCGCTGGCGCCACGGATCCCCCAAGACGGGCGGCCACGGGGGGCTGCTGCCCTCGACCGAGACCCGCCGACGGACCCCGGGGGCCACAACCGCTCGGACTGCGTCCTGCCGCGGCCGCTGCCTCCCAGGTGCGAG ctcttGCACGTGGCCATCGTGTGTGCAGGACACCACACCAGCCGAGACGTCGTCACTCTGGTCAAGTCCTTGCTCTTCTACAG GAAAAACCCATTGCACCTCCACTTGGTGGCCGATGCCGTGGCCAGGAACATTCTGGAGACGCTCTTTCACACATGGATGCTGCCCGCTGTCCGCGTCAGCTTCTATGACGCCGATGAG ccacagccccaggtCTCCTGGATCCCCAACAAGCATTACTCTGGCCTCTACGGGCTAATGAAGCTAGTGCTGCCCGGTGCCCTGCCTCCTGACCTGGCCCGGGTTATTGTCCTGGACACGGATGTCACCTTCGCCTCCGACATTGCCGAGCTCTGGGCACTCTTTGCTCACTTTTCTG CTCCCtcatgccctcccctcccagacgAGCAGGTGATCGGTCTTGTGGAGAATCAGAGCGACTGGTACCTGGGCAACCTCTGGAGGAACCACAAGCCCTGGCCTGCCTTGGGCAGGGGATTTAACACag GTGTGATCCTCCTGTGGCTGGACCGGCTGCGGCAGGCTGGCTGGGAGCAGATGTGGAAGCTGACCGCTACACAGGAGCTCCTCACCCTGTCCGCCACCTCGTTGGCCGACCag GACATCTTCAATGCTGTAATCAAGGGGCACCCGGCACTGGTGCAGCCCCTGCCCTGTGTCTGGAATGTGCAGCTGTCTGACCACACGCTGGCTGAGCGCTGTTACTTGGAGGCGGCTGACATCAAG GCGATCCACTGGAACTCACCGAAGAAGCTGCGTGTGAAGAACAAGCATGTGGAATTCTTCCGCAACCTCTACCTGACCTTCCTGGAGCACGATGGGAACCTGCTGCGGAGAGAGCTCTTTGGGTGCCCCAGCCCGCGCCCACCTGAGGCCGAGCAG CTGCAGCAGGCCCTGGCACAACTCAACGAGGAAGATGCCTGCTTTGAGTTCCGGCAGCAGCAGCTCACTGTGCACCGGGTGCACATCACTTTCTTGCCCCATGAGCCACCGCCTCCCCGGCCCCACGATGTCACCCTTGTGGCTCAGCTCTCCATGGACCG GCTGCAGATGCTGGAGGCCCTGTGCAGGCACTGGCCGGGCCCCATGAGCCTGGCCTTGTATCTGACAGACGCAGAAGCCCAGCAGTTCCTGCGTTTCGTCGAGGCCTCGGAGGTGCTCTCTGCCCGGCAGGATGTGGCCTACCACGTGGTGTACCGTGAGGGTCCCCTCTACCCCATCAACCAGATTCGCAATGTGGCCTTGGCCCAGGCCCTCACGCCTTATGTTTTCCTCAGCGACATTGACTTCCTGCCTGCCTACTCCCTCTACGACTACCTCAG GGCCTCCATTGAGCAGCTGGAGCTGGGCAGCAGGCGGAAGGCGGCCCTGGTGGTGCCAGCATTTGAGACCCTGCACTACCAGTTCAGCTTCCCCACTTCCAAGGCTGAACTGCTGGCCTTGCTAGACGCTGGCTCTGTCTACACCTTCAG GTACCACGAGTGGCCCCGGGGTCACGCGCCCACAGACTATGCCCGCTGGCGGGAGGCTCAGGCCCCATACCGTGTGCAATGGGCTGTGGACTATGAGCCCTACGTGGTGGTACCCCGTGACTGTCCCCGCTATGACCCCCGCTTTGTGGGCTTTGGTTGGAACAAGGTGGCCCACATCATGGAGCTGGATGCACAG GAATACGAGTTCCTGGTGCTGCCAGAGGCCTTCACCATCCACCTGCCACACACCCCAAGTCTCGACATCTCCCGCTTCCGCTCCAGCACCACCTATCGAGGCTGCCTGCAGGCCCTTAAGGATGAGTTCCTCCAGGACTTGTCCCGCCACTATGGGGCTGCTGCCCTCAAATACCTCACTGCCCTGCAGCAGCCTGAGGCTCCCTGA